One stretch of Qipengyuania gelatinilytica DNA includes these proteins:
- a CDS encoding putative colanic acid biosynthesis acetyltransferase encodes MSAKGSTSQPLDAKGAGSASGGPSFSLVNRIARVVWQVAWLALARWTPPPLHAWRAMVLRMFGAKLGGGCRVHASVRIWLPANLELGDNVLIGPGAILYNQGRIAIGSDAVVSQRAHICASTHDVSDSNFQLVLRPISLGPEVWVAAEAFVGPGVTMGEGAVLAARGALFEDAKSWSIYRGNPAVKLKPRVLRAGEA; translated from the coding sequence ATGTCAGCCAAGGGATCAACTTCGCAGCCGCTCGATGCGAAAGGCGCAGGCAGCGCCAGTGGCGGGCCGTCCTTTTCGCTGGTGAACAGGATTGCCCGCGTGGTGTGGCAGGTCGCGTGGCTGGCGCTCGCACGATGGACGCCGCCGCCGCTGCACGCCTGGCGCGCGATGGTGCTCAGAATGTTCGGGGCGAAGCTGGGAGGCGGCTGCCGGGTGCACGCCAGCGTCCGCATATGGCTGCCGGCAAATCTCGAACTGGGCGACAATGTCCTGATCGGTCCGGGAGCAATTCTCTACAACCAGGGCCGCATCGCGATCGGCAGCGATGCCGTGGTGTCCCAGCGCGCGCATATTTGCGCCAGCACGCATGATGTCTCGGACAGCAATTTTCAGCTGGTCCTGCGTCCCATATCGCTGGGGCCGGAGGTGTGGGTAGCGGCCGAGGCCTTTGTCGGCCCCGGCGTCACCATGGGCGAAGGCGCGGTTCTTGCAGCGCGTGGCGCGCTGTTCGAGGATGCAAAAAGCTGGTCGATCTATCGCGGCAACCCGGCCGTGAAGCTCAAGCCCCGCGTGCTGCGAGCTGGCGAAGCGTAA
- a CDS encoding glycosyltransferase, with translation MSVTLLIPALNEAKALPDLVAAFECLDPKPHEILLVDGGSSDETCAIARMAGWRVMACEQGRAKQINAGVEAAEGRLVCVVHADTCPPSDMVAVVEKTLADDTIALASFTPVIRGPEKTRWGTTIHNWAKTWYAPLLTRPHLFFRGVRLLFGDHAMFFRRDDFLAVGGCTPGDAVMEEADLCVKLARLGRVKMVRRRVYTSDRRIAAWGPLKANWIYFKVGMMWAFGLRGRMAKHYPDVR, from the coding sequence ATGAGTGTTACACTGCTGATCCCTGCGCTGAACGAAGCCAAGGCCCTGCCGGATCTCGTAGCAGCATTCGAGTGCCTCGATCCCAAACCTCACGAAATCCTGCTGGTCGACGGCGGGAGTAGCGACGAGACCTGCGCAATCGCGCGCATGGCAGGCTGGCGCGTGATGGCCTGCGAGCAAGGGCGGGCAAAGCAGATCAATGCAGGGGTCGAAGCAGCCGAGGGGAGGCTGGTGTGCGTGGTCCATGCCGATACCTGTCCTCCCTCCGACATGGTTGCCGTTGTCGAGAAAACGCTGGCGGACGATACGATCGCGCTGGCGAGTTTCACGCCGGTCATTCGCGGTCCGGAGAAGACCCGCTGGGGCACGACGATCCATAACTGGGCAAAGACCTGGTACGCCCCGCTGCTGACGCGGCCGCACCTGTTCTTTCGCGGCGTCCGACTGCTCTTCGGCGATCACGCAATGTTTTTCCGGCGCGACGATTTCCTTGCAGTGGGTGGCTGCACGCCCGGCGACGCCGTGATGGAAGAGGCAGACCTGTGCGTGAAACTCGCGCGGCTGGGCCGGGTGAAGATGGTGCGGCGAAGGGTCTACACCTCGGACCGCAGGATCGCGGCATGGGGCCCGCTCAAGGCGAACTGGATATACTTCAAGGTCGGCATGATGTGGGCCTTCGGCCTGCGCGGCCGGATGGCGAAACACTATCCCGATGTGCGGTGA
- the folK gene encoding 2-amino-4-hydroxy-6-hydroxymethyldihydropteridine diphosphokinase, whose translation MTGASSHSYVIALGSNMRVPRIGGPGAVLRAALETLDAEGVVLREVSRIRPSLPVGPSLRRYANGAALVASRHAPGEMLALLQSVEDAFGRRRRGAQWRARTLDLDIVLWSGGVWNTPDLAIPHPEFRGRDFVLGPAAEVAPRWRDPVTGLTLRQLAARGA comes from the coding sequence ATGACGGGCGCAAGCAGCCACAGCTATGTCATCGCGCTGGGATCGAACATGCGCGTACCGCGGATCGGCGGTCCGGGGGCAGTGCTGCGCGCCGCGCTCGAGACGCTGGATGCCGAGGGCGTGGTGCTGCGCGAAGTGTCGCGCATACGCCCGAGCCTGCCGGTCGGTCCCTCGCTGAGGCGCTATGCCAATGGCGCTGCGCTGGTCGCCTCGAGGCATGCGCCCGGCGAGATGCTGGCCCTCCTCCAGTCGGTAGAGGATGCTTTCGGGCGTCGCCGCCGTGGCGCACAATGGCGCGCGCGTACCCTGGATCTCGATATCGTCTTGTGGAGCGGCGGGGTGTGGAACACGCCCGACCTTGCAATACCCCATCCGGAGTTTCGCGGCCGCGATTTCGTACTAGGACCAGCGGCAGAAGTCGCACCGCGATGGCGCGATCCCGTGACCGGGCTTACGCTTCGCCAGCTCGCAGCACGCGGGGCTTGA
- a CDS encoding TIGR04282 family arsenosugar biosynthesis glycosyltransferase, producing the protein MASPKLSIFARLPVPGKVKTRLIPAVGAEGAARIYARLLAHTVEVARESGLDFELRVTGGEIAAFHELFGEDTSVVDQGEGDLGEKMGRVEAPAMLIGSDCPGLSVPLLQAAAAALDDRRVVLGPANDGGYYLIGFTEPVPFLFDDMEWSTPKVLPETLARLAAHGYGPAVLPELADIDTGEDLAQWPELQ; encoded by the coding sequence ATGGCTTCCCCGAAACTTTCGATATTCGCTCGCCTGCCCGTGCCGGGCAAAGTGAAGACGCGTCTCATCCCGGCCGTGGGCGCAGAGGGCGCGGCGCGAATCTATGCTCGCCTGCTGGCGCATACGGTCGAGGTGGCCCGGGAGAGCGGGCTGGACTTCGAATTGCGCGTGACTGGCGGGGAGATCGCGGCTTTCCACGAGCTGTTCGGCGAAGACACCAGCGTGGTCGATCAGGGCGAGGGCGACCTTGGCGAGAAGATGGGACGGGTCGAGGCGCCGGCAATGCTGATCGGCAGCGATTGTCCGGGGCTTTCCGTGCCGCTGCTGCAGGCTGCTGCAGCAGCGCTGGATGATCGCCGCGTCGTGCTCGGCCCTGCCAATGACGGCGGCTATTACCTTATCGGCTTCACCGAGCCGGTCCCTTTCCTGTTCGACGACATGGAATGGAGCACGCCCAAAGTGCTGCCCGAAACGCTCGCCCGCCTGGCGGCGCATGGCTATGGCCCGGCAGTGCTGCCCGAGCTGGCGGACATCGATACCGGCGAAGACCTCGCCCAGTGGCCCGAACTGCAATGA
- a CDS encoding SDR family oxidoreductase, with product MLNILVTGAAGLLGGEVCKRLADQGHRVTALVHRNPEVRANDGAAVSVTRLAGDVSKPQLGWTDSEFETVAEAHDLLIHCAATVRFDLEESDYQAVNVDGVRNALSLAEAGGMDFLHVSTAYVCGTRDGAILEADPLPEGGFANGYEASKAAGERLVRASGTRWAIARPSIVVGEHASGRIRQFDTTYAAFKLIAEGRVRHMPAREGATLDLVPLDHVVGGITAIAADMEKAASGTFHLVSGQPLPVERFTGVIGSYEQFHEPELVPPERFDPTMLPALERRLFKRVAGLYASYFQRDPHFDDAAFRAFAGEPCPETGEAFISRLIDYCIADGFLPEA from the coding sequence TTGCTGAATATCCTCGTTACCGGAGCGGCCGGCCTCCTCGGGGGTGAGGTCTGCAAGCGGCTGGCCGATCAGGGTCACCGCGTGACCGCGCTCGTCCATCGCAATCCGGAGGTGCGCGCAAACGATGGCGCTGCCGTGTCTGTCACAAGGCTGGCGGGCGACGTATCGAAGCCGCAACTGGGCTGGACCGATAGCGAATTCGAGACGGTCGCCGAAGCGCACGACCTGTTGATCCATTGCGCCGCGACCGTCCGCTTCGACCTCGAGGAGTCCGATTACCAAGCGGTCAATGTCGATGGTGTGCGCAACGCCCTGTCATTGGCCGAGGCGGGCGGGATGGACTTCCTCCATGTCTCCACCGCCTATGTCTGCGGGACGCGCGACGGAGCGATACTGGAGGCCGACCCGCTGCCCGAAGGCGGCTTCGCCAATGGCTATGAAGCCAGCAAGGCTGCGGGCGAAAGGCTCGTACGCGCAAGCGGAACACGCTGGGCGATCGCGCGACCCTCTATCGTGGTGGGCGAGCACGCAAGCGGCCGGATCCGCCAATTTGACACCACCTATGCTGCCTTTAAACTGATTGCCGAGGGCCGGGTGCGGCACATGCCTGCTCGCGAAGGGGCCACGCTCGATTTAGTTCCGCTCGATCACGTAGTCGGCGGGATCACCGCCATCGCGGCGGACATGGAAAAGGCCGCGAGCGGGACATTCCACCTTGTTTCGGGCCAGCCGCTTCCCGTCGAACGCTTCACCGGTGTGATCGGCAGCTACGAACAATTCCACGAGCCCGAACTGGTCCCGCCCGAACGTTTCGATCCGACCATGCTGCCCGCGCTCGAGCGGCGGCTCTTCAAGCGTGTTGCCGGCCTCTATGCGAGCTATTTCCAGCGCGATCCGCATTTCGACGATGCCGCGTTCCGCGCATTCGCTGGTGAACCATGCCCAGAAACCGGCGAGGCCTTCATAAGCCGCCTTATCGATTATTGCATTGCCGACGGGTTCCTGCCCGAAGCGTGA
- a CDS encoding dihydrolipoyl dehydrogenase family protein — protein MKFTHDVIVIGGGAAGLTAAGGCALFGLDVALIEARKMGGECLNDGCVPSKALIAAAKRAAEANESERYGITLQPPKVEWKGVHKHIHDAIAAIAPHDSEERFDEMGCEVIRDWAKVTGPQSVEVGGRTLRAPRIVIATGSKAAVPPIEGIDTTPYLTNENIFDLDVLPDHLVVVGGGVIGMEMAQSFRRLGSTVTVLEPGDLMGRDDPGSVAVVRETMEAEGVRFVKGQADKVEGGVGAIKVHAAGEVIEGSHLLIATGRNPNCRGFGLEDIGVEMGRGGIVVDERRRTSVKGIYAIGDCRDGPRLTHVSGYEGSNVALEITLGVPTKVDWSALPWCTYTDPEVAQVGMTEKEAREKHGDKVAVVKETFHDNERSLAEGKDKGHIKLVLKGKKVLGASIVGKNAGELLLPISQSITGKSSTFALGSAIIAYPTRSEITKAAAFTAWEPTVFGAIPKKYAGFLASMRRRFS, from the coding sequence ATGAAATTCACACATGACGTGATCGTGATCGGTGGCGGGGCGGCCGGTCTGACCGCTGCCGGCGGATGTGCTCTGTTCGGGCTGGATGTCGCGCTGATCGAAGCGCGCAAGATGGGCGGCGAGTGCCTGAACGACGGCTGCGTGCCGTCCAAGGCGCTGATTGCCGCAGCCAAGCGCGCGGCCGAGGCGAACGAGAGCGAGCGCTACGGCATCACCCTGCAGCCGCCGAAGGTCGAATGGAAAGGGGTGCACAAACACATCCACGATGCCATCGCCGCCATCGCTCCGCATGACAGCGAAGAACGGTTCGACGAAATGGGCTGCGAGGTCATCCGCGATTGGGCGAAGGTCACCGGCCCGCAGTCGGTCGAGGTCGGCGGTCGCACGCTGCGCGCGCCGCGCATCGTGATCGCCACCGGTTCGAAGGCTGCAGTCCCGCCGATCGAGGGCATCGATACGACGCCTTACCTCACCAATGAGAATATCTTCGATCTCGATGTCCTGCCCGATCATCTCGTCGTCGTGGGAGGCGGTGTCATCGGCATGGAAATGGCGCAGAGCTTCCGCCGCCTCGGCAGTACGGTCACTGTGCTCGAACCGGGCGACCTCATGGGCCGCGACGATCCTGGCAGCGTGGCGGTGGTGCGAGAGACGATGGAAGCGGAAGGTGTCCGCTTTGTGAAAGGGCAGGCCGACAAGGTCGAAGGCGGCGTTGGCGCGATCAAGGTGCATGCGGCCGGTGAGGTGATCGAAGGATCCCACCTGCTGATCGCGACCGGTCGCAACCCCAATTGCCGCGGCTTCGGGCTTGAAGATATCGGCGTTGAAATGGGTCGCGGCGGGATCGTGGTCGACGAGCGTCGCCGCACCTCGGTCAAGGGAATCTATGCCATCGGCGACTGCCGCGACGGCCCGCGCCTGACGCATGTTTCCGGCTACGAAGGCTCGAACGTAGCGCTCGAGATCACGCTTGGTGTGCCCACCAAGGTCGACTGGTCGGCGCTGCCATGGTGCACCTATACCGATCCAGAGGTCGCACAGGTCGGCATGACCGAAAAGGAAGCGCGCGAGAAGCATGGCGACAAGGTTGCCGTGGTGAAAGAGACATTCCACGACAACGAACGCTCGCTCGCCGAAGGCAAGGACAAGGGCCACATAAAGCTGGTGCTCAAGGGCAAGAAGGTGCTGGGCGCGAGCATCGTCGGCAAGAACGCGGGCGAGCTGCTGCTGCCGATCAGCCAGTCGATCACGGGCAAGAGCAGCACCTTTGCGCTCGGCTCGGCGATCATCGCCTATCCGACCCGCAGCGAGATTACCAAGGCCGCCGCATTCACCGCGTGGGAGCCGACCGTATTCGGCGCGATCCCGAAGAAATATGCCGGTTTCCTGGCCTCGATGCGGAGGCGTTTCTCGTGA
- a CDS encoding methyltransferase domain-containing protein, protein MNLENSQDYYGKVLATSADLKTDACCTAEAPPPAVMDAMRNVHEDVRARYYGCGLVAPQAIAGCNILDLGSGSGQDAYILAQMVGESGSVTGVDATPEQLAVARSHEEWHCERFGYATSNVRFIEGDIEKLLELDLPENHFDVIVSNCVINLVADKGAVFDAAYRLLKEGGELYFSDVYSERRVPQELQSDPVLHGECLSGALYWGDFLDLAKRAGFADPRLVTSRPLGIDDAQIAAKLDGIAFHSATYRLFKLSGLESQCEDYGQAVRYKGTVGGNERVFELDGHHHIEAGRIFPICGNSWKMLADTRFAEHFEFFGDFSTHYGVFPDCGIAMPFGVDGNVPDTPAACC, encoded by the coding sequence ATGAATCTGGAAAATTCGCAGGACTATTACGGCAAGGTCCTCGCCACCTCTGCCGATCTGAAAACCGATGCGTGCTGCACTGCCGAGGCACCGCCGCCTGCGGTGATGGACGCCATGCGCAATGTGCATGAGGACGTGCGCGCACGCTATTACGGCTGCGGCCTTGTCGCCCCGCAGGCCATCGCGGGATGCAACATCCTCGATCTCGGCTCGGGCAGCGGGCAGGACGCCTATATACTCGCGCAGATGGTCGGCGAGAGCGGCTCGGTCACCGGCGTGGACGCGACCCCCGAACAGCTGGCCGTGGCGCGGAGCCACGAGGAATGGCACTGTGAGCGCTTCGGCTATGCCACATCGAATGTCCGCTTCATCGAAGGCGATATCGAGAAACTGCTCGAACTCGATCTTCCCGAAAACCACTTCGACGTGATCGTATCGAACTGCGTGATCAATCTGGTCGCCGACAAGGGTGCGGTATTCGATGCCGCTTATCGCCTGTTGAAGGAGGGCGGCGAGCTCTATTTCTCCGACGTCTATTCCGAACGGCGCGTGCCGCAAGAATTGCAGTCCGACCCGGTCTTGCACGGCGAGTGCCTGTCGGGGGCTCTGTATTGGGGCGATTTCTTGGACCTCGCAAAGCGGGCAGGCTTTGCCGACCCGCGCCTCGTTACCAGCCGCCCGCTCGGCATTGACGATGCGCAGATCGCGGCGAAGCTCGACGGGATCGCCTTCCATTCGGCAACATACCGCCTGTTCAAGCTGTCGGGACTGGAAAGCCAGTGCGAGGATTACGGGCAGGCCGTACGCTACAAGGGCACGGTCGGCGGAAACGAGCGCGTGTTCGAACTCGACGGCCATCATCATATCGAGGCGGGCCGGATATTCCCTATCTGCGGCAACAGCTGGAAGATGCTGGCCGACACCCGCTTTGCCGAACATTTCGAATTCTTCGGCGATTTTTCGACCCATTACGGCGTCTTCCCCGATTGCGGCATTGCCATGCCTTTCGGCGTCGACGGCAACGTACCCGACACGCCGGCAGCCTGTTGCTGA